The following proteins are encoded in a genomic region of Streptomyces sp. NBC_01723:
- a CDS encoding helix-turn-helix transcriptional regulator: MRASRLVTLLLLLQNRGRMTARQLADELGVSVRTVYRDVDALGAAGIPLYGAAGHAGGYRLVDGYRTRLTGLTVDEAQAAFLVALPGAAAELGLGEALAGALLKLRTALPAELREHAERIQAGFLLDAPGWYGDVDPVPHLAAVAAAVWARRAVVLRYRRWRAPEEIERRVEPYGLVLKAGRWYLVAGGPSGIRTYRVDQILGVRPLAEEFVIPDGFDLAGCWKVFLADFRARLHTADALVRLTPEGARRLGVTPAGDGWTEVRVPIESIDHAHRDFLRLGADVEVLAPAELRDRIAETARTLATRYEG, from the coding sequence ATGCGTGCGAGCCGGCTGGTCACCCTGCTTCTGCTGCTCCAGAACCGGGGCCGGATGACGGCCCGGCAGCTGGCCGACGAACTGGGGGTCTCCGTCCGGACGGTCTACCGGGACGTCGACGCCCTCGGCGCCGCGGGTATCCCGCTGTACGGCGCCGCCGGCCACGCCGGCGGCTACCGGCTGGTCGACGGCTACCGGACCCGCCTCACCGGCCTGACCGTGGACGAGGCGCAGGCCGCGTTCCTCGTCGCACTCCCCGGCGCCGCCGCGGAACTCGGCCTCGGCGAGGCCCTCGCCGGCGCCCTGCTGAAGCTGCGGACCGCCCTTCCGGCGGAGCTGCGCGAGCATGCCGAGCGGATCCAGGCAGGTTTCCTTCTCGACGCCCCCGGCTGGTACGGCGACGTCGACCCAGTTCCTCACCTGGCCGCGGTCGCCGCCGCGGTGTGGGCGCGGCGGGCGGTGGTGCTGCGGTACCGGCGCTGGCGGGCGCCGGAGGAGATCGAGCGAAGGGTGGAGCCGTACGGGCTCGTCCTCAAGGCAGGCCGCTGGTACCTGGTCGCCGGTGGGCCGTCCGGGATCCGCACCTACCGGGTCGACCAGATCCTGGGAGTCCGGCCGCTGGCGGAGGAGTTCGTCATCCCGGACGGGTTCGACCTGGCCGGATGCTGGAAGGTCTTTCTGGCCGACTTCCGAGCGCGACTGCACACCGCGGACGCCCTGGTGCGGCTCACCCCCGAGGGCGCTCGCCGTCTCGGTGTGACACCCGCGGGGGACGGATGGACGGAGGTCCGCGTGCCCATCGAGTCGATCGACCACGCCCACCGGGACTTCCTGCGGCTGGGCGCCGACGTCGAGGTCCTGGCACCCGCCGAACTACGCGACCGCATCGCCGAGACGGCACGAACCCTGGCCACTCGCTACGAAGGGTGA